The proteins below come from a single Asanoa ferruginea genomic window:
- the rsmH gene encoding 16S rRNA (cytosine(1402)-N(4))-methyltransferase RsmH, whose translation MQEPRGTHVPVLLERTLELLAPALGRPAGEGPRIHVDLTLGLGGHAEAVLTAFPDVILIGLDRDTEALAASRQRLARFDKRVRLVHSVYDELPEVLDDLGIATVDGVLMDLGVSSLQLDVPDRGFSYAQDAPLDMRMDQTRGNTAETVVNTYSASELTRVLRVYGEEKFANRIAAAIVRERTKQPITSSARLAELVRDAIPAAARRTGGHPAKRSFQALRIEVNGELETLERAVPAALDALGLGGRIVVLSYHSLEDRITKRAMAPRSKSSGPIDLPVELPGTGPTLRLLTRGAELPTEDEVTANPRAASVRLRAAERIDPDAVVRTDRPRRVKALHQPAARTAGRSRGGDRRTQAEQSHEDEHKGEGT comes from the coding sequence ATGCAGGAGCCACGCGGCACGCATGTGCCGGTGCTGCTCGAGCGGACGCTCGAGCTCCTCGCTCCGGCGCTCGGCCGTCCAGCCGGAGAAGGTCCGCGGATCCACGTCGACCTCACCCTCGGTCTCGGTGGGCACGCCGAGGCGGTGCTGACCGCCTTTCCCGACGTCATCCTGATCGGGCTCGATCGCGACACCGAGGCGCTGGCGGCGTCCCGGCAGCGGCTGGCCCGGTTCGACAAGCGGGTGCGGCTGGTGCACTCCGTCTACGACGAGCTGCCCGAGGTGCTCGACGACCTGGGCATCGCGACGGTCGACGGGGTGCTGATGGACCTCGGCGTCTCCTCACTTCAGCTCGACGTGCCGGACCGGGGCTTCTCCTACGCCCAGGACGCACCGCTGGACATGCGGATGGACCAGACCCGCGGCAACACGGCGGAGACGGTCGTCAACACCTACAGCGCGAGCGAGCTGACCCGGGTGCTCCGGGTCTACGGCGAGGAGAAGTTCGCCAACCGGATCGCGGCGGCGATCGTGCGGGAGCGGACGAAGCAACCGATCACCTCGTCGGCGCGGCTGGCCGAGCTGGTCCGGGACGCGATCCCGGCGGCGGCCCGGCGCACCGGCGGACACCCCGCCAAGCGCAGCTTCCAGGCGTTGCGGATCGAGGTCAACGGCGAGCTCGAGACGCTCGAACGCGCGGTGCCGGCCGCGCTCGACGCGCTCGGCCTGGGCGGCCGGATCGTGGTGCTCTCCTACCACTCCCTGGAAGACCGGATCACCAAGCGGGCGATGGCGCCCCGGTCCAAGTCGTCCGGGCCGATCGACCTGCCCGTCGAGCTGCCCGGCACCGGGCCGACGCTGCGGCTGCTCACGCGCGGCGCCGAGTTGCCGACGGAAGACGAGGTGACCGCCAACCCGCGGGCCGCATCGGTGCGGCTGCGCGCGGCGGAACGGATCGATCCCGACGCGGTCGTGCGCACCGACCGGCCACGCCGGGTCAAGGCATTGCACCAACCCGCCGCGCGAACGGCGGGCCGGTCCAGGGGCGGAGACCGCCGCACCCAGGCCGAGCAGTCCCACGAGGACGAGCACAAGGGGGAGGGAACATGA
- a CDS encoding peptidoglycan D,D-transpeptidase FtsI family protein yields the protein MFACIGIRLVTLQMLPTPAYADGGVNDRLRTVTLFASRGGIYDRSGVPLTHSVEARYVFADPTLVKDPKAAAAKLSPLLGVARSDLEARMAKRNLPGGTPSRFEWLARGVPIEKANQVMALNILGIGVDHDERREIPGADLAANLIGITGEDLTGLEGLEMRYDDVLRGTNGKHRFEYGKNDLNAPIPGGYSQVVPAKPGSSLTLTIDRDLQYEIQRSLSANAKEHKASMAAAVVLDIKTGEVLAQASQPTFNAADWEDYPPVDREDAATSFVVDPGSVHKAIIFGAGLEEGVITPKTVWKIPSTITKADVTYADTHPANNQKMSMAGALAYSSNVTTIKIADKLGPQKVYDYQLKFGLGKPTGEGMPGEASGHVLPPDEWNGSSPGSIPIGHSVDVTPLQMAAVYAAIANDGKWVQPHLIKDTVNADGSHVAPPAPETRQVISPQHAADLRYLMEAVTTIPGATGVNGRIKGYRVAGKTGTGKRVVNGEYAPGDVASFIGMAPAENPRYVVAVFAYTPGGGGGDVTAPAFREMMQYTLQHYRVPPSTKAAPKYTAFP from the coding sequence ATGTTCGCCTGCATCGGCATCCGGCTGGTGACGCTCCAGATGCTGCCGACTCCGGCCTACGCCGACGGCGGGGTCAACGACCGGCTGCGTACCGTCACGCTGTTCGCCTCCCGGGGTGGCATCTACGACCGGTCCGGCGTCCCGCTGACGCACAGCGTCGAGGCCCGCTACGTCTTCGCCGACCCGACGCTGGTGAAGGACCCGAAGGCCGCGGCGGCCAAGCTGTCGCCGCTGCTCGGCGTCGCCCGTTCCGACCTGGAAGCCCGGATGGCGAAGCGCAACCTGCCCGGCGGCACCCCGTCGCGGTTCGAGTGGCTGGCCCGCGGCGTGCCGATCGAGAAGGCCAACCAGGTGATGGCGCTCAACATCCTGGGCATCGGTGTCGACCACGACGAGCGCCGGGAGATCCCGGGCGCCGACCTGGCCGCCAACCTGATCGGCATCACCGGCGAGGACCTCACCGGCCTGGAAGGGCTGGAGATGCGCTACGACGACGTGCTGCGCGGCACCAACGGCAAGCACCGGTTCGAATACGGCAAGAACGACCTCAACGCCCCGATCCCGGGCGGCTACAGCCAGGTGGTGCCGGCCAAGCCGGGCAGTTCGCTGACGCTGACCATCGACCGCGACCTGCAATACGAGATCCAGCGGTCGCTGAGCGCCAACGCCAAGGAGCACAAGGCCAGCATGGCCGCGGCCGTCGTGCTGGACATCAAGACCGGTGAGGTGCTGGCCCAGGCCAGCCAGCCGACCTTCAACGCGGCCGACTGGGAGGACTATCCGCCGGTCGATCGGGAGGACGCGGCGACCTCGTTCGTCGTCGACCCGGGCTCGGTGCACAAGGCGATCATCTTCGGCGCCGGCCTGGAGGAAGGCGTGATCACCCCGAAGACGGTCTGGAAGATCCCGTCGACGATCACCAAGGCCGACGTCACCTACGCCGACACGCACCCGGCCAACAACCAGAAGATGTCGATGGCCGGCGCGCTCGCCTACTCGTCGAACGTCACGACGATCAAGATCGCGGACAAGCTCGGACCCCAGAAGGTGTACGACTACCAGCTCAAGTTCGGCCTCGGCAAGCCGACCGGCGAGGGCATGCCGGGCGAGGCGTCGGGGCACGTGCTGCCGCCGGACGAGTGGAACGGCTCGTCGCCGGGCTCGATCCCGATCGGGCACAGCGTCGACGTGACGCCGTTGCAGATGGCGGCCGTCTACGCGGCGATCGCCAACGACGGCAAGTGGGTCCAGCCGCACCTGATCAAGGACACGGTCAACGCCGACGGCAGCCACGTGGCACCGCCCGCGCCGGAGACCCGCCAGGTGATCAGCCCGCAGCACGCCGCGGACCTGCGTTACCTGATGGAGGCGGTCACCACGATCCCGGGCGCGACCGGCGTCAACGGCCGGATCAAGGGCTACCGGGTGGCCGGCAAGACGGGCACCGGCAAGCGGGTGGTCAACGGCGAGTACGCGCCCGGTGACGTCGCGTCGTTCATCGGCATGGCGCCGGCCGAGAACCCGCGGTATGTGGTCGCGGTGTTCGCGTACACCCCGGGCGGGGGTGGCGGCGACGTCACGGCGCCGGCGTTCCGCGAGATGATGCAGTACACGCTGCAGCATTACCGCGTGCCGCCGAGCACCAAGGCCGCACCCAAATACACGGCCTTTCCGTAG
- a CDS encoding UDP-N-acetylmuramoyl-tripeptide--D-alanyl-D-alanine ligase, translating into MIKMRLDEVAAAAGGRLAGADPAAVLTGDVEYDSRKVAPGGLFVAFAGEKVDGHDFAAGAVAAGAVAVLGSRPVEGVPMVLVDDPLAALAGLARTVVSRLPDLSVIGLTGSSGKTTTKDLVAQLAVRLGPTVAPAGSLNNELGYPHTVLRSDEATRFLVLEMGARGAGHISYLADIARPRVGVVLNVGTAHIGEFGSVEGIAAAKGELAEAVPVDGVAVLNADDERVRKMAVRTRGKVVLFGESPDADVRADDVTLDERGRASYTLRVARGSVPVRLRVPGRHQVGNSLAAAAVARELGMPLRELGEALGELELRSARRMDLFDRPDGVTVIDDSYNANPASTAAALRALAAVGEGRRTVAVLGYMAELGEFERSGHEEVGRLAAELGVDRLVVVSEAAGPIHDGATAHPGWEGRSVVVGDQAAAIDMLRAELRPGDVVLVKGSRYRTWDVVDALRADGHAA; encoded by the coding sequence ATGATCAAGATGCGCCTCGACGAGGTCGCGGCGGCGGCCGGCGGCCGGCTGGCCGGCGCCGACCCCGCGGCCGTGCTGACCGGCGACGTCGAATACGACTCCCGCAAGGTCGCGCCCGGCGGGCTGTTCGTCGCGTTCGCCGGCGAGAAGGTCGACGGCCACGACTTCGCCGCCGGGGCGGTGGCCGCCGGTGCGGTCGCCGTGCTGGGCAGCCGGCCGGTCGAGGGCGTGCCGATGGTGCTGGTCGACGACCCGCTCGCGGCGCTGGCCGGGCTGGCCCGCACGGTCGTGTCGCGGCTGCCCGACCTGTCGGTGATCGGGCTGACCGGCTCGTCCGGCAAGACCACCACCAAGGACCTGGTCGCACAGCTCGCCGTCCGGCTCGGCCCGACGGTGGCGCCGGCCGGCAGCCTCAACAACGAGCTCGGCTACCCGCACACGGTGCTGCGGTCCGACGAGGCGACCCGCTTCCTGGTGCTGGAGATGGGCGCCCGGGGTGCCGGGCACATCAGCTACCTCGCCGACATCGCCCGGCCCCGGGTCGGCGTGGTGCTCAACGTGGGCACCGCGCACATCGGCGAGTTCGGGTCGGTCGAGGGGATCGCCGCCGCGAAGGGCGAGCTGGCCGAGGCCGTACCCGTGGATGGGGTCGCGGTCCTCAACGCCGACGACGAGCGGGTCCGCAAGATGGCCGTGCGCACCCGCGGCAAGGTCGTGCTGTTCGGCGAGTCGCCCGACGCCGACGTGCGCGCCGACGACGTGACCCTCGACGAGCGCGGCCGGGCCTCCTACACGCTGCGGGTGGCCCGGGGCAGCGTGCCGGTGCGGCTGCGGGTGCCCGGGCGGCACCAGGTCGGCAACAGCCTCGCCGCCGCCGCGGTGGCCCGCGAGCTGGGCATGCCGCTGCGCGAGCTGGGCGAGGCGCTGGGCGAGCTGGAGCTGCGCTCGGCCCGCCGGATGGACCTGTTCGACCGGCCCGACGGGGTGACCGTCATCGACGACTCCTACAACGCCAACCCGGCGTCGACGGCGGCGGCGTTGCGGGCGCTGGCGGCGGTCGGCGAGGGGCGGCGTACCGTCGCGGTGCTCGGCTACATGGCCGAGCTCGGCGAGTTCGAACGGTCCGGCCACGAAGAGGTCGGGCGGCTGGCCGCGGAGCTGGGCGTCGACCGGTTGGTCGTGGTCAGCGAGGCGGCCGGGCCGATCCACGACGGCGCGACTGCCCATCCGGGCTGGGAAGGTAGGTCGGTGGTGGTGGGCGACCAGGCGGCGGCGATCGACATGCTCCGGGCCGAGCTTCGGCCGGGCGACGTGGTGCTGGTCAAGGGCTCCCGCTACCGCACCTGGGACGTGGTCGACGCTCTGCGCGCAGACGGGCACGCCGCGTGA
- a CDS encoding type 1 glutamine amidotransferase, with the protein MSTEDLRIVWIYPDLLSTYGDRGNMLILAARAQARGIPVETIEVRSDQALPDSADLYLLGGGEDGPQALAAQRLNADGGLHRAVARGSVVFAVCAGYQLLGGSFFAKGAKYPGLNLLDLNSDRGPSRAVGELHGAIDPRLGLPPLSGFENHGGRTHLGPGVSPLAQVTTGIGNDGTSEGAWRGNLLGTYSHGPALSRNPALADLLLRWATGAGYLPPLDDTWAERLRHERELAVQP; encoded by the coding sequence GTGTCAACTGAAGACCTGCGGATCGTCTGGATCTACCCGGACCTGTTGTCGACCTACGGCGACCGCGGCAACATGCTGATCCTGGCCGCCCGGGCGCAGGCCCGCGGCATCCCGGTCGAGACCATCGAGGTCCGCTCCGACCAGGCCCTGCCCGACTCGGCCGACCTCTACCTGCTCGGCGGCGGCGAAGACGGCCCCCAGGCGCTGGCCGCGCAACGGCTCAACGCCGACGGCGGCCTGCACCGGGCGGTGGCCCGCGGTTCGGTCGTGTTCGCGGTCTGCGCCGGCTATCAGCTGCTCGGCGGCTCGTTCTTCGCCAAGGGCGCCAAATACCCGGGCCTCAACCTGCTCGACCTCAACTCCGACCGCGGCCCGTCGCGGGCCGTCGGCGAGCTGCACGGCGCGATCGACCCGCGGCTGGGCCTGCCGCCGCTGTCCGGCTTCGAAAACCACGGCGGCCGCACCCACCTCGGCCCGGGCGTCTCGCCGCTGGCCCAGGTGACCACCGGCATCGGCAACGACGGCACCAGCGAGGGCGCCTGGCGGGGCAACCTGCTCGGCACCTACTCGCACGGCCCGGCGCTGTCCCGCAATCCGGCCCTGGCCGACCTACTGCTGCGCTGGGCGACCGGTGCCGGCTACCTGCCACCGCTCGACGACACCTGGGCCGAGCGGCTGCGCCACGAGCGCGAGCTCGCCGTCCAGCCGTGA
- the mraY gene encoding phospho-N-acetylmuramoyl-pentapeptide-transferase, with product MRAVIVAMAVAFLVSLFGTPLAIKVFTKLKAGQPIRADGPQMHMGKKGTPTMGGVVFIVATIIAYVAGHIALTTLPSQQIFQVGPTITALVLLGLLVFCGAVGFIDDFLKVRRRHSGGLNKRGKLLGQLLVGATFGVIALYFPSTMLDSTGGRTNSETVGSTTISFIREVSWLDIGKVGSVILFVAVVLSATNGVNLTDGLDGLATGASTMVLGAYALIAFWQYRHWCADPSYVKAGANTYCYAVRDPLEIALIAGAAAGACVGFLWWNTSPARIFMGDTGALALGGLIAGMAMSTRTILLLPIIGGLFVIITMSVVIQIISFRTTGKRVFRMSPLQHHFELAGWSEVNIVVRFWIIAGIGVAMALGLFYSDFLAAVT from the coding sequence GTGAGGGCGGTCATCGTCGCCATGGCGGTGGCGTTCCTCGTCTCGCTGTTCGGCACGCCGCTCGCGATCAAGGTGTTCACCAAGCTCAAGGCCGGCCAGCCGATCCGCGCCGACGGCCCGCAGATGCACATGGGCAAGAAGGGCACGCCGACGATGGGCGGCGTGGTCTTCATCGTGGCCACGATCATCGCCTACGTCGCCGGCCACATCGCCCTGACCACCCTGCCCAGCCAGCAGATCTTCCAGGTCGGCCCGACGATCACCGCGCTGGTGCTGCTCGGCCTGCTGGTGTTCTGTGGCGCGGTCGGCTTCATCGACGACTTCCTGAAGGTGCGCCGGCGGCACAGCGGCGGCCTCAACAAGCGCGGCAAGCTGCTCGGCCAGCTCCTGGTCGGCGCGACCTTCGGCGTCATCGCGCTCTACTTCCCGAGCACCATGCTCGACAGCACCGGCGGCCGCACCAACTCGGAGACCGTCGGCAGCACCACGATCTCGTTCATCCGCGAGGTGAGCTGGCTCGACATCGGCAAGGTCGGCTCGGTCATCCTGTTCGTCGCGGTGGTGCTCAGCGCGACCAACGGCGTCAACCTGACCGACGGCCTCGACGGCCTCGCGACCGGCGCCTCGACGATGGTGCTCGGCGCGTACGCCCTGATCGCGTTCTGGCAGTACCGCCACTGGTGCGCCGACCCGAGCTACGTCAAGGCCGGTGCCAACACCTACTGCTACGCCGTCCGCGATCCCTTGGAGATAGCCCTGATAGCCGGGGCCGCCGCCGGGGCGTGTGTCGGCTTCCTGTGGTGGAACACGTCCCCGGCGCGGATCTTCATGGGTGACACCGGCGCGCTGGCGCTGGGCGGCCTGATCGCCGGCATGGCGATGTCGACCCGCACGATCCTGCTGCTGCCGATCATCGGCGGGCTCTTCGTGATCATCACGATGTCGGTGGTCATCCAGATCATCTCGTTCCGGACCACGGGTAAACGGGTGTTCCGGATGTCGCCACTGCAACACCACTTCGAACTCGCGGGGTGGAGCGAGGTCAACATCGTGGTCCGCTTCTGGATCATCGCCGGGATCGGCGTCGCGATGGCCCTCGGCCTCTTCTACAGCGACTTCCTGGCCGCCGTAACCTGA
- a CDS encoding MurT ligase domain-containing protein, producing the protein MPLRAKVASSVSRTAAALSRAAGRGDGSVIGGWIGLKIDPELLTHLAAGRSVALVSGTNGKTTTTKLTVAALESLGRVATNAFGANMPTGHTSALAKAGTTPYAVLEVDEHYLARVLDETQPRVVALLNLSRDQLDRAKEVAMMAQMWRTALAAHPGVQIVANADDPMVTWAALGSPAVTWFSAGQRWHDDSWVCPECGGAIERANGDWRCTNCPLRRPKPDWVVEEDGVIDPTGAWHQVHLQLPGTVNVGNAATALAVAAHFGVRPADAVKRLGAVTSVAGRYAQVERDGRLIRLLLAKNPASWLEAFDMAEAAPTLLSINARDPDGLDTSWLFDVDFAPLRGRRVLITGDRAFDLAVRLQVNGVYFEHVTSFADAVAAVPPGRLEVIANYTAFQDIRAELDRVN; encoded by the coding sequence ATGCCCCTGCGGGCAAAGGTGGCCAGCTCGGTGTCGCGCACCGCAGCGGCGCTGTCCCGTGCCGCCGGGCGCGGCGACGGTTCGGTGATCGGCGGTTGGATCGGCCTCAAAATCGACCCCGAGCTTCTCACCCACCTCGCCGCCGGCCGGTCGGTGGCGCTGGTCTCGGGCACCAACGGCAAGACGACGACCACCAAGCTCACGGTCGCGGCCCTCGAATCGCTCGGCCGGGTGGCCACCAACGCGTTCGGCGCCAACATGCCGACCGGCCACACCTCCGCGCTGGCCAAGGCCGGCACCACGCCCTACGCGGTGCTCGAGGTCGACGAGCACTACCTCGCCCGGGTCCTCGACGAGACCCAGCCGCGGGTGGTCGCGCTGCTCAACCTCTCCCGCGACCAGCTCGACCGGGCCAAGGAGGTGGCGATGATGGCGCAGATGTGGCGCACCGCCCTCGCCGCGCATCCCGGCGTGCAGATCGTCGCCAACGCCGACGACCCGATGGTCACCTGGGCCGCCCTGGGCTCCCCCGCGGTCACCTGGTTCAGCGCGGGCCAGCGCTGGCACGACGACTCCTGGGTCTGCCCCGAGTGCGGCGGCGCGATCGAGCGGGCCAACGGCGACTGGCGGTGCACCAACTGCCCGCTGCGCCGCCCCAAGCCCGACTGGGTGGTCGAGGAAGACGGCGTCATCGACCCGACCGGCGCGTGGCACCAGGTCCACCTCCAGCTTCCGGGCACCGTCAACGTGGGCAACGCGGCCACCGCGCTCGCCGTCGCCGCCCACTTCGGCGTCCGCCCCGCCGACGCCGTCAAGCGGCTCGGCGCGGTCACCTCGGTCGCCGGCCGCTACGCCCAGGTCGAGCGCGACGGCCGGCTGATCCGGCTGCTGCTCGCGAAGAACCCGGCGAGCTGGCTGGAGGCGTTCGACATGGCCGAGGCCGCGCCGACACTGCTGTCCATCAACGCCCGCGACCCCGACGGCCTCGACACGTCGTGGCTGTTCGACGTCGACTTCGCGCCCCTGCGCGGCCGGCGGGTGCTGATCACCGGCGACCGGGCCTTCGACCTGGCGGTGCGCCTCCAGGTCAACGGGGTCTACTTCGAACATGTGACCTCGTTCGCCGACGCCGTGGCGGCGGTGCCGCCGGGCCGGCTCGAAGTGATCGCCAACTACACCGCCTTCCAGGACATCCGAGCGGAGCTTGACCGTGTCAACTGA
- the mraZ gene encoding division/cell wall cluster transcriptional repressor MraZ: protein MFLGTHTPRLDEKGRLILPAKFRDELAGGVVITKGQERCLYVFPTPEFQRIAGQLREQPMTHKAARAYGRVFFASAHDEVPDKQGRVTIPAHLREYAGLSRELVVIGASTRVEIWDKQAWDTYLAESEDDFADIEEGVLPGGL from the coding sequence ATGTTTCTCGGCACGCATACCCCACGCCTGGACGAAAAGGGCCGGTTGATCCTGCCGGCGAAGTTCCGGGACGAGCTGGCGGGAGGTGTCGTGATCACCAAAGGGCAGGAGCGCTGTCTCTATGTCTTCCCGACGCCCGAGTTCCAGCGGATCGCCGGGCAGTTGCGCGAGCAGCCGATGACCCACAAGGCCGCACGGGCCTATGGCCGGGTCTTCTTCGCCAGCGCGCATGACGAGGTGCCTGACAAACAAGGTCGGGTCACCATCCCGGCACACCTGCGGGAATACGCGGGTCTTTCCAGGGAGCTGGTCGTGATCGGCGCCAGCACCCGGGTCGAGATCTGGGACAAGCAGGCCTGGGACACCTACCTCGCGGAGAGCGAAGACGACTTCGCCGACATCGAGGAGGGGGTGCTGCCCGGCGGACTGTAG
- a CDS encoding UDP-N-acetylmuramoyl-L-alanyl-D-glutamate--2,6-diaminopimelate ligase, with the protein MRKPGADRVGSDAVPGNPRPRAVVPVRLAELATLVGAALTAPDVEVTGITHASGEVRPGDLYAALPGARRHGAEFIPAVAAAGAVAVLTDPAGAPAAVAAGLPAIVVDDPREALGPVAAAVYGDPTADLVVIGLTGTAGKTSTAYLVESGLRAAGHVTGLIGTVETRLGDFVVESVRTTPEATDLHALLAAARERGVTAVVMEVSSHALAMGRVGGVHFAVGGYTNFGQDHLDFHADRDDYFAAKAKLFDGRCRVEILNLDEPALVPLRKPTTVTYSAAGDHAATWWADGVADAGYGQVFVAHGPEGTTVGAGIALPGLHNVANALLALASLVAVGVDPATAARGIADCAGVPGRLEVVTAPGPVLGVVDYAHKPDAIVAALRALRASATSRGGRLICVIGAGGDRDRGKRPLMGAAAAEGADLVLVTEDNPRTEDPASIRAEVLAGARATGPAVVEEITGGRRAAIDEAVRRAGADDVIAVLGKGHERGQEVAGVTHPFDDRVELAAALRARFGHLVGQR; encoded by the coding sequence ATGCGGAAGCCGGGCGCGGACCGGGTAGGGTCTGACGCCGTGCCCGGCAATCCGCGCCCTCGCGCCGTCGTTCCCGTCCGGCTCGCCGAGCTGGCGACCCTGGTCGGAGCCGCTTTGACCGCGCCCGATGTCGAGGTGACCGGGATCACCCACGCGAGTGGTGAGGTGCGTCCCGGCGATCTCTACGCGGCGTTGCCCGGCGCCCGCCGGCACGGTGCCGAGTTCATCCCGGCCGTCGCCGCGGCCGGCGCGGTCGCGGTGCTGACCGACCCGGCCGGCGCACCGGCCGCCGTCGCGGCGGGCCTGCCGGCGATCGTGGTCGACGATCCTCGCGAGGCCCTGGGTCCGGTGGCCGCGGCCGTCTACGGCGACCCCACGGCCGATCTGGTGGTCATCGGGCTCACCGGCACGGCGGGCAAGACGTCGACCGCCTACCTGGTCGAGTCGGGCCTGCGGGCCGCCGGCCACGTCACCGGGCTGATCGGCACCGTGGAGACCCGCCTCGGCGACTTCGTGGTCGAGAGCGTGCGCACCACGCCGGAGGCCACCGACCTGCACGCGCTGCTGGCCGCGGCCCGCGAGCGCGGCGTCACCGCGGTGGTCATGGAGGTCTCCAGCCACGCCCTGGCGATGGGCCGGGTCGGCGGCGTGCACTTCGCGGTCGGCGGCTACACCAACTTCGGCCAGGACCACCTCGACTTCCACGCCGACCGCGACGACTACTTCGCCGCCAAGGCCAAGCTCTTCGACGGCCGTTGCCGGGTCGAGATCCTCAACCTCGACGAGCCGGCCCTGGTGCCCCTGCGCAAGCCCACGACGGTCACCTACTCGGCCGCCGGCGACCACGCCGCGACCTGGTGGGCCGACGGGGTCGCCGACGCGGGCTACGGCCAGGTGTTCGTCGCGCACGGGCCCGAGGGCACCACCGTCGGCGCCGGTATCGCCCTGCCCGGCCTGCACAACGTCGCCAACGCGCTGCTCGCCCTGGCGTCCCTGGTCGCCGTCGGGGTCGACCCGGCCACCGCCGCCCGGGGCATCGCCGACTGCGCCGGCGTGCCCGGGCGCCTCGAGGTGGTCACCGCGCCCGGCCCGGTGCTCGGCGTGGTCGACTACGCGCACAAGCCCGACGCGATCGTCGCGGCGCTGCGCGCCCTGCGGGCCAGCGCCACCTCCCGTGGCGGCCGGCTGATCTGCGTGATCGGCGCGGGCGGCGACCGCGACCGGGGCAAGCGCCCGCTGATGGGTGCCGCCGCGGCCGAGGGTGCCGACCTGGTGCTGGTCACCGAGGACAACCCGCGCACCGAAGACCCGGCTTCGATCCGGGCCGAGGTGCTGGCGGGAGCCCGGGCGACCGGGCCGGCGGTGGTGGAGGAGATCACCGGCGGCCGGCGGGCGGCCATCGACGAGGCGGTGCGCCGGGCCGGCGCCGACGACGTGATCGCGGTGCTCGGCAAGGGGCACGAACGAGGGCAGGAGGTGGCCGGCGTGACGCACCCGTTCGACGACCGGGTCGAGCTCGCGGCCGCACTGCGGGCCCGGTTCGGCCACCTGGTGGGCCAGCGATGA
- a CDS encoding C40 family peptidase, whose protein sequence is MLELRSRRPGRSTARAGRIAATTAAACLCAGQLIGMSPAQAAEAAAAAAPRPVITATNTRPKLPWGATGNLRIFAKDPQTGKPAGAGTVVALEEYTAASRSWKTRATKKLYANGYNWFAVKPGATTSYRFVFRGGGGYARYWSQVMRVTVTPSGAKVLAEAKRHVGKPYRYAAAGPSAFDCSGYTMYVYRKAAGKKLPHKANSQQRYGRQVSKSAARPGDLIIVRSGSYGTHAGVYAGGGYMYDAPHPGTRVGKHKIWARNYVVRRLV, encoded by the coding sequence GTGCTCGAACTCCGTTCACGCCGGCCCGGGCGGTCCACTGCCCGTGCCGGAAGGATCGCCGCGACCACCGCCGCCGCGTGCCTGTGCGCCGGCCAACTGATCGGCATGTCGCCGGCGCAGGCGGCCGAGGCCGCCGCGGCCGCCGCGCCACGGCCGGTGATCACGGCAACCAACACCCGGCCCAAACTGCCCTGGGGCGCGACCGGCAATTTGCGGATCTTCGCCAAGGACCCGCAGACGGGCAAGCCGGCCGGCGCGGGGACGGTGGTGGCGCTCGAGGAATACACCGCCGCCTCGCGGTCCTGGAAGACCCGGGCAACCAAGAAGTTGTACGCCAACGGCTACAACTGGTTCGCGGTCAAGCCGGGTGCCACCACCTCCTACCGCTTCGTGTTCCGCGGCGGTGGTGGCTACGCGCGTTACTGGTCGCAGGTCATGCGGGTCACCGTCACGCCGAGTGGCGCGAAGGTGCTCGCCGAGGCCAAGCGGCACGTCGGGAAGCCGTATCGATACGCGGCAGCGGGACCGTCCGCGTTCGACTGTTCCGGCTACACGATGTACGTCTACCGCAAGGCCGCCGGTAAGAAGCTGCCGCACAAGGCGAACAGCCAGCAGCGCTACGGCCGCCAGGTGTCGAAGTCGGCCGCCCGTCCGGGCGACCTGATCATCGTCCGCAGCGGTTCCTATGGAACACACGCCGGCGTCTATGCCGGTGGCGGCTACATGTACGACGCACCGCATCCGGGAACCCGGGTCGGCAAGCACAAGATCTGGGCCCGGAACTACGTGGTCCGCCGGCTCGTCTGA